A region from the Acyrthosiphon pisum isolate AL4f chromosome A1, pea_aphid_22Mar2018_4r6ur, whole genome shotgun sequence genome encodes:
- the LOC100573804 gene encoding uncharacterized protein LOC100573804 isoform X2, producing the protein MRQIRKSIFPPTPRNLLHLHQLLEMNENRHFALTFQAQPNLFYQGPLMVNGMLVGLVFCNTSFIQDIAVELQNITVAGCDGTFKTVPKTIDNDCYQLFTFQIVYKNVSYPLVYALLNGKNEGIYTALFERIKDMIPLQYQNLMIITDYEIGQINAIHTVFREITHQGCYFHYCQAILRYARNKSIGVYNLVKINPVAANQLRYLENTCEVEFKQASNNLKIRLERSMHTRDRNTRTIRDFIDDLIEDHSEDRIITFLRRAGHRIDGYITQQIGPYPGEPDLLLQNI; encoded by the exons ATGCGCCAAATAAGAAAATCCATATTCCCCCCAACTCCAAGGAATCTTTTACACCTCCATCAACTTTTAGAAATGAATGAAAACCGACACTTTGCCCTCACATTCCAGGCACAACCAAATCT ATTCTATCAGGGGCCATTGATGGTAAATGGAATGTTAGTTGGATTGGTTTTTTGTAACACAAGTTTTATTCAGGACATAGCTGTTGAGTTACAAAAC ATCACAGTAGCCGGATGTGATGGTACATTCAAGACTGTCCCAAAGACAATAGATAATGATTGCTACCAACTATTTACGTTTCAAATAGTGTACAAAAATGTT AGCTATCCTCTGGTATATGCACTTTTAAATGGAAAGAATGAAGGAATATATACTGCATTATTTGAACGTATCAAAGATATGATACCCCTGCAATACCAAAATCTTATGATTATTACAGACTATGAAATTGGGCAAATCAATGCAATACATACTGTATTTAGAGAAATAACTCACCAGGGCTGCTATTTCCATTATTGTCAG gCGATTCTGCGGTATGCCAGAAACAAATCAATCGGTGTTtacaatttagtaaaaataaacccTGTTGCTGCTAACCAGTTGAGGTATTTAGAAAATACTTGCGAAGTGGAATTTAAACAAGCCTCAAATAATTTGAAG aTTCGGTTGGAACGATCTATGCATACGAGAGACCGAAATACCAGGACAATTAGAGATTTCATTGATGATTTGATTGAAGACCATTCGGAAGACCGTATAATAACGTTTCTACGTAGAGCAGGCCATAGGATAGATGGATATATAACCCAGCAAATTGGTCCTTATCCAG GAGAGCCAGACCTTCTtctgcaaaatatataa
- the LOC100573804 gene encoding uncharacterized protein LOC100573804 isoform X1 — protein sequence MRQIRKSIFPPTPRNLLHLHQLLEMNENRHFALTFQAQPNLFYQGPLMVNGMLVGLVFCNTSFIQDIAVELQNITVAGCDGTFKTVPKTIDNDCYQLFTFQIVYKNVSYPLVYALLNGKNEGIYTALFERIKDMIPLQYQNLMIITDYEIGQINAIHTVFREITHQGCYFHYCQAILRYARNKSIGVYNLVKINPVAANQLRYLENTCEVEFKQASNNLKIRLERSMHTRDRNTRTIRDFIDDLIEDHSEDRIITFLRRAGHRIDGYITQQIGPYPGNSQFILIAEIHQFLNIYISCILGEPDLLLQNI from the exons ATGCGCCAAATAAGAAAATCCATATTCCCCCCAACTCCAAGGAATCTTTTACACCTCCATCAACTTTTAGAAATGAATGAAAACCGACACTTTGCCCTCACATTCCAGGCACAACCAAATCT ATTCTATCAGGGGCCATTGATGGTAAATGGAATGTTAGTTGGATTGGTTTTTTGTAACACAAGTTTTATTCAGGACATAGCTGTTGAGTTACAAAAC ATCACAGTAGCCGGATGTGATGGTACATTCAAGACTGTCCCAAAGACAATAGATAATGATTGCTACCAACTATTTACGTTTCAAATAGTGTACAAAAATGTT AGCTATCCTCTGGTATATGCACTTTTAAATGGAAAGAATGAAGGAATATATACTGCATTATTTGAACGTATCAAAGATATGATACCCCTGCAATACCAAAATCTTATGATTATTACAGACTATGAAATTGGGCAAATCAATGCAATACATACTGTATTTAGAGAAATAACTCACCAGGGCTGCTATTTCCATTATTGTCAG gCGATTCTGCGGTATGCCAGAAACAAATCAATCGGTGTTtacaatttagtaaaaataaacccTGTTGCTGCTAACCAGTTGAGGTATTTAGAAAATACTTGCGAAGTGGAATTTAAACAAGCCTCAAATAATTTGAAG aTTCGGTTGGAACGATCTATGCATACGAGAGACCGAAATACCAGGACAATTAGAGATTTCATTGATGATTTGATTGAAGACCATTCGGAAGACCGTATAATAACGTTTCTACGTAGAGCAGGCCATAGGATAGATGGATATATAACCCAGCAAATTGGTCCTTATCCAGgtaattcacaatttattttaatcgcaGAGATTCatcaatttttgaatatttatatttcatgtattttagGAGAGCCAGACCTTCTtctgcaaaatatataa